In the genome of Lactuca sativa cultivar Salinas chromosome 3, Lsat_Salinas_v11, whole genome shotgun sequence, the window GGAAcgcaatggtgtgacaagtgcagaaAGAAGCATATTGGGAAATGTTCTAAAGAGATTACTTGCTTTAAATGCAGGAAGACTGGTCATTATGCCAGTGAATGCAAAACCAAgagagaagtctgctttaagtgtggtgaagagcgacacttcaagcaagactgcccaaggaaagaaGAAGCTACAAAGCTGAATATaccgccaaaaccaaaggcaagaaCATTTcagatgatccttgacgaagcagatgacaacgcgtggaatcaaggatgaggacttcatatccgaagatcgagttatgcagtagccataatatcgtatgatgtagcctattagaggcacaGTCTAGGGTGAAATtcaacacctatgtaatcgtttcaaggaataatataaaaaccttcgttttgctATCCAATGTGTTAAGCTGTCGTGTGATTTTATTTTATGGTGACTTGTGAAAActatgagacaatacttgggacgagtatgagtaggtgtgaatggtagtagaggcctatactaccagacacacaagactcgcacttggatcagggaaggtcacaaggttaccaataaACTAGTAATTGGTACCGTTTTATTCAACAATatcattaccatcgtttcggtaatgactaagaaagtGATTGTTATACCAACCCTagcggtcatatcaaattgagtccgactacgataagtatgatAAATAGTTCAGAGAATCAAGTCCGATGTAGCAACTGACTTAAGCTAAAAGCTTGAAGAGAAAAACAATCAAagtgatcagtagaggtatcgcgatagttgcttgtaTCTAGAAATGCTAGCTTTTAAGATGAGATTGGAACATGAACgaaagtatagtctgttctggaagactttaagagacctgagtctaagcgtgggaacatacgatgatgagtcattagaatatgacacatcagtcCATTTTAGTAAcaaaataacttatcttaagtttgttaataagaagaagcagtctccagtaaggatcgagattgagACTTGAAGGTCACAATTTggagtctaacatgagatagggagcaagtgcaagatcgagcaccgtcTGCAATTAGGAATTCTTAGAGTTAGATAttcattcgaagaaacatcaaacttacggttattacttaggatgaagagataacgtattgagtcatcatgtgagcctatttcgttgatgatttcgggacgtaatcatcctaagggggagataactgtaacacccgtagatccgtgctagtcaatttagagataataggggtcgaaaacgacttttcgacaaaagattatttagaataaataatcttaaccaagttttataatatgtctcaagggttccgtatatataaagaacgccaaaatccgagttataacaaagaagttatggcccgtcgaagttttacagcaaaaccggcatggcaccgggagacgtaaatagtgaattttatataaaggactttttagccttatcgatccaaataaaatttgtattatatgttaaaccgagacatacaaaaaaagaacgcccaaatctttctttgtatgaggaagttatgaattttataagatttggcatagcagtgcacgacccgaaactcgaattttagtttgagtggtttttggcctacgcgacctaaatgagaattgaagatctcattaataggaactcaacggtaaaaagacggacgaaaacagagtccgtatgtagaagttatgaattttacgcggacatttaacagtataatcccCTTGTACTGTTACATTTAAGATCGGcccagaattagccgacggagtcataatgaaagttgtagatcttatttttacctacacgtggatataaagaacgtcaaaaacggatttTGTATGTGAAAGTCacagattttagaagtcggaagtgtgctgtgcgaaaataggtgatgtggcacaatcttggccattgctttctccccaagtcttgccactagatggtgatatgtggcaccaagttcatctATTTTCACCCTAtgaatagaacctctcccaccctcattttcttcacacctttctcattctttcttctctttactctctctctagaacctctctctagccctgaaacccccgaaaagcctagggaacctccctagcatgaggcggaagccccagagtGCTTGATGGCTATGAGAAGAACATCTTTTTggcttgggaacgctgctccaagcaaagtccggttttctataaaacccgttgtaattGAGCTACgcatacgctatttttaatatagtttttatttaattatagtaacgttattaggaacttataataagtacttgggctattattatgggttatataagtattgtttaatgcttatataatagtaataatagttagactagtAATTAGTATCGAAAAATagtagactaaactctagtggtaataatactaggtttcgtcgaaggaaattatttttaagaagtgaAGCGCTGTctaagttcggaatcaccaccttttcaagtgagtgcgtTATAATCAGAGAATAAaaccttagtatatgtcattgatccgggagcatggattagacatagtcattgtccttagtccgagagcatggattaggcaTATTTattcatcattaatccgagagtatggattagtcattcgtccctagtccgagagtatggattaggtaaagtcgttcatttctgatcgaggagtatggattaggtaaaacggctaatcttaggtcagagagtatggatagtctcgttgtgaggatcgacggggtgggataagagttgtttatatatatggtgaaattgtatattttgtgagttttaaactatatatatggtataacattaTGGGAttaaaatccctatgtactcaccaggtttcctaacctgacccactcagtttatttatatcacaggtgttgatatgaagtcacattacactgagagattaaggagatataaatcactagtgataatgaatgtaagttctgtttatgcttatgtttctgtattgacgatgacatcccaaatgttttaaaatgaataaaaatacttttcttcgaaaatggtttgataacgtatttatcacgttatactgggaacaaattccgcaacatttttattaaaaaaggtactctgatttttataaagcataaacaaaatcggtcttttatggccgtgaaaatgaggatgtcacattaAGAGAGGGAGAAAAGTATCCATCAGTGGTCTGGTCTGGTGATGATGATAGTAAGTGGTGGGGGAAGAGGTCTTCTAGGGAGAATATAAGTGAGACAAAGAGAGggagaaggagagagagagagagagagagagagagagaaggaccactttgtttttaaatgttaaaattactacaaaattaaaaagaaaataaaaaagaaattgaaCAAGGTCAATATAGTTTTTTCATGTATCGCAATGGAAGAATCGTGCAAATTTAAGCTAACGAGGGATGCAACGTGTTACTTTTAATGAAAAAATGGATAGTccaagttaatttttgaaaataaagacTAAACGTGAGTTTTGGCATGTGCACGagggacgattggtgtaatttaccaTATATTATACTTCTTTCTCCTAAAAACATTTATAGTTATTTATAGTCATATGAGTAACCAAAAAAGGATTTTGCTTCTAATTACaataatataccaatttagttactaGCTTAAGCACCTTAATCCAACATTATAAAGGTCTAGAAACGTGTTAGGAAGAGAAATGGGAACTTTCTTGCTGATCCTTGGCTTACTCTTTCTTGCTTCTTCCTTCAAAATCACCCAAAAGCTCCCAATAGAGCTTCAATAATGGAGGAAAAAGGATTAGGCTTTCTTCAATGCTAAACACAGTGATCGAGGTTGATGGTGAGCAAACCATAGTctcctcattcctttaaatagggtgtaaaacccgaaaattagggtttaagacatCAAAGGCGACCACGATTTGGCCTATACTTGCCACACCCTGCCGAGTCAAAAGAACTCGTGCCCAAAAATGCATCGCCATGCCATAACAGTTCTTCCCCAGGTCATGGCGACTCCCAAAAGCcacacataaataaaataagaTGTTCCTCTAGATTTTGATGTTACACCTTAGATGTAAAGTGTGTTTAAGAGGGAGGTTGAAAACTAACCTCTTCATCCTTCTTGGAAATCCACAACAAATCGGaggaattaaattttaaatttgcaagatgcgggagaaTTTTCGAGAGTACAGAGATTGATGATCGGGCGACTACGGAAGCTATGGATCGTTTAGAAAggcaaattgggcttaaaatgaagaaaacttgCAAAAAAATGGGCTAGAAGCTAATCAAACTCAAACTGGGTCAAATGGGTTAAGTTGTGGAGGCCCAACAATTGAAGAAGTCCAACCTCCATCACTTTTTCGCGGCCCGCGTGGATTCCAGCAGGGGCAATTATGGGATTTTAATTGGATGTATAtggggaaggttggtgtgccacTTTTCTCAACTTTTGCACATCCGAACTTCAGAGCATTCTCTAGAGATTTTGGAGACCAAGAGCCTTGAAAAACTTCATCTTTTCACCTCTTAATCTTGTTGAACGTTTGGTACAATCTTTATTTATGTTGTTctcttgagtttagccatgcttggctaaacaaaacttggttgactttggtgaaatcctttgacttttgttgaatgttgaagattcCATGAAACtagttcttgaatctttatgtgaattttttgtgttttaacatcttattactatttgtatgtttttattcatgagtttaaatatgtttgtggtgattaaTTAGCTAATttattgattaagtaaaggatcatcaaattagcaagcaacaagtgaTTTTTATGTTAGTTttacttcacacaatcataaaaacgttttctccaacatggtagtgaaaggatTTGACTCCTCatagatttggtgactttttggttcttaatgctagttgacttttaTTAATTACATGTTTAATGGAAATTGTGAATTTGAATaaagaaattgttatgagcttctctaaccattttaaaaactaagaaaagtctaggtaatctcaagctttttggattactatagccaaattaacgatttaaaacaagtattgcaccattcAATTCTAATGATATATTAATCACAAGGTCAATGTGAGGAAtccttaagtcaaccatctttctcttattgattttacatcaaacttttatttttttgaatttttcatttaaatcttagtttaattcttgaagaACTTCATCTTTTCACCTCTTAATCTTGTTGAACGGTTGGTACAATCTGTACTTATGTTGTTCTCTTGAGTTtagtcatgcttggctaaacaaaaattggttgactttggtgaaatcctttgacttttgttgaatgttgaagactaCATTAACtagttcttgaatctttatgagaatgttttgtgttttaacatcttattactacttgtatgtttttattcatgggTTTAAATATGTTAGTGGTGATTAATTGGCTAATttattgattaagtaaaggatccacaaattagcaagcaacaattgatttttgtgttagttttacttcacacaatcataaaaacattttctccaacatggtagtaAAATCATTTGACTCCTCatagatttggtgactttttggttgttaATCTTAGTTGACTTTCATTAATTACATGTTTAATGGAAATTGTgaatttaaataaagaaatttttatgagcttctctaaccatttaAAAAACTGTGAAAAGTGTAGGTAATCCCAaacttcttggattactatagtcAAATTAACtatttaaaacaagtattgcatCATTCGATTCTAATGATATATCATCACAATGTCAATGTGAGGAaacttaagtcaaccatctttctcttattgattttacatcaaacttttATTTTAGCtgaatttttaatttaaatcttagtttaattctTGTTTTACTATAAGTATTTTAAAAGACCAAAAccccaatttttatttttattgttattttacaagtattttacaaagagatttttcatagagttataaaattgaaccaatctctgcGGTTTCGACCACTTAACCagtatacactattttagtgtaaaagATTTAAGGTTATTTATTTGTTGGTCTCGACAACCACCAATCCAATACCTAGTTTATTTATCAAGCTATGGACTTAGCTGCCACATGTTTATCTAAGTGGAAAATAATTTCAACTCTGCAATACAATTTCAAACTAACCAATAATACTTGGTTTAAAAATGCACGGGCGCCGAATTTAACTTGTATTTTTCGAATTTTCGAGTTCGAGGATCCATAACATCATAAAGAACAAAAGAGACAATTAATGGGTTTTTGAGTTTTTACGACACTAACGTTTAATTTTATTAACTTTAGTTTTCTCGTGACGTAAGTATTAACtactttttacaaaaaaaaaaaggctACATATATTTAAATCATattatagtatatgttaaaaCAAATTGGATTAAGAATAATAATGTATATTTGTGGCTTTATACTttggtcaaaaaaaaaaaaattgtttcacATTTTTACTTTTGTGGTTTCATACTTTGACCACAAAACTTTTTTATTTTACACTTTGGTCACACAATTTTTTTAGGTTGGCAGATTTGGTCTGTAATCTTTCATATGTTCGCAATTTATGTCTCCTTACTTTTAAAATGACACTTTCCACATTTTTACATTgtaaaatatcacttttatctgCTCAATTTGAACCATAAAATATTCTTATTTGTGTGGAATGTTCACTTTGGCCAAAACACTTACATATGATGCATCTTTGATAGAAACCATTAATGTGtcaaaaacttttatggattgaCTGGTTTGGTTTCtgtttagaaaaaaaattataaaaattgttCCTATAAAAATGTTTGGTTTCTATttagaaaataaattataaaaattgttCTTATAAAAAAATGTTACCCTGCAGATTTCTCTTACAAAATTTGTCTATGTATATAAAAGCATTAAGCAAATGGTCCGTACCTAATGTTGAGAATAGACGGTTCGTTGTATGAAATTGCATTTGTTATGAATGTCCATGAATTACTTATTAATTCATTCTATGAATGTCCAAGAATTACTTACTAAttcattctttaagaaatatatatagtttcaagtatgttttcttttcaaaacatagCTCTTTTGTTGGTCCTGGCGAACCATAAAagctttagtgtatatatattaGATTTTTGTTGAAAAGTATAATTTTCAACGATATAAATAAATGTCGGTATATTTTTCAACCAAATACATTggtacaaaaaagaaaaaaaaaaaaacccgcgACCGGTAAACGATAATATATGACAAGCGAACTTGATTTTATGTTGTACGCAATTCCATAAAATATCTATGTTACAATCGAATTATGAAAaacattatattttatattttatattttatactaTTATTAACTTAATGTGgcgtaatatataactaataacaAGAAGATCCAAAAACACATAATTTTTAATACGTTTTATAATGTATAAACTACTAGAAaggtaaagaaatataaatagtTGTaccattataaaattttattaaataatgaaATAACATAAAAGTGTCGTGAAACCAAATTTATAGCGATGATAATATAAACTGAAAGTTTAATAATATAAGATGCTAATTGAGACGTAAATATCTAGATCTAATGGTAGTTGAAACTTGAAACTTCAAAGTTCTATTTATTTATAAGTTTATATTAGAACTATTTCAATAAATAAGGATATTAACATAAAATTAAACAACAAGAAAATCAATCACATGATAATGCGTTGTAGTGACTACTGACTACTGAGTCAATGCAATGATTGTACGCAAGTGTTAGTAAATTCTCCCATTAGAAAATGGGTCTAGTATTTAGAGCCGCCAAAGTGGAATGCTACTCTCCTAAACCGAAAAAGTCAGTTTGGTGCGTCTGTAACTTTTCAACTCTTGGACTATAAATAAGAGGACTGCTAACGCCAAAGAGCATCACCTGGTGAATTCAATCACTCTTACATAACTTCTCTCTAAAGGTCTTTCCTTTTTCCGATGAAATATATGTTATTGTAATTAATTCTATCTATGTTTAGTTTACATAAATCTCACAATACTTTAGACATTTGCAGGTTAATCGACTATCAACAACATGGGTGCAGGTGGTCGAATGACAGATCCCTTTGATGGTAAAAAGATTTTGGAACGAGTCCCAGTTGATCCACCGTTTTCGTTAAGTGATTTGAAGAAAGCGATCCCTGCCCATTGCTTCAAACGATCCGTCATCCGTTCATCTTACTATGTTGTTCACGACCTCATTGTTGCCTATGTTTTCTACTTTCTTGCAAATACATACATTCCTTTTCTTCCTCCTTCTCTAGCTTACTTAGCTTGGCCAGTTTACTGGTTCTGTCAAGCTAGCATCCTCACTGGCTTATGGGTCATCGGTCATGAATGCGGTCACCATGCCTTTAGCGAGTACCAATGGATTGATGACACTATCGGCTTTATCCTCCACTCAGCTCTCATGACACCCTATTTTTCATGGAAATATAGCCATCGAAATCACCATGCCAACACAAATTCACTTGATAATGACGAAGTTTACATTCCTAAACGGAAGTCGAAAGTCAGGTGGTACTCCAAAATTCTTAACAACCCACCTGGTCGAGTATTCACTTTGGTTTTCAGGTTCACCTTAGGATTTCCTTTATACCTCTTAACTAATATTTCTGGCAAGAAGTACGGAAGGTTTGCGAACCACTTTGATCCCATGAGTCCAATTTTCACAGAGCGTGAGCGAATTCAGGTTCTGGTATCAGATATTGGCCTTCTTGCCGTCTTTTATGCAATCAAGCTTGCTGTAACAGCAAAAGGAGCTGCTTGGGTTACGTGCATATATGGAGTTCCAGTGCTAGGAGTTCATATGTTTTTCGTTATCATAACGTATTTGCACCACACTCATCTATCATTGCCTCATTATGATTCAACCGAATGGAACTGGATCAAAGGGGCCCTGTCAACAATTGATAGGGACTTTGGATTTCTGAATAGGGTTTTCCATGATGTTACACACACCCATGTTTTGCATCACTTGATTTCGTACATTCCACATTATCATGCAAAGGAGGCAAGAGATGCAATCATTCCAGTTTTGGGTGAGTTTTATAAGATCGATAGGACTCCAATCTTTAAAGCAATGTGGAGAGAAGCTAAAGAATGCATATATATCGAGCCTGATCAAGCTAGCGAACACAAAGGTGTTTTTTGGTACCATAAAATGTGATCAATTGCTgaattcattttccctttaacaTTTTATATCTGTATCGTATGCGTAAATAAAGTACCTCAAATCAAAGTTTGAGTTTTTTTTACCGAACAATGTATTTCACGTAAAGATGGGTCTTGATTGTACTGTATAAAAGTGTATGGGTTTTGCTTTTTAtatctttttttattaaaatagagtTTGAGGAAAACTGTTTGCATTAGCTTATACAGTGAGAAAAAACAGTAAGACTTCTTCGTAGATTTTATTCCTTTGGACTTGCAGCGGAAGTCGCCTCAACTTTTGTTGAACTTTCCTTATGCTT includes:
- the LOC111889077 gene encoding delta(12) fatty acid desaturase DES8.11, translated to MGAGGRMTDPFDGKKILERVPVDPPFSLSDLKKAIPAHCFKRSVIRSSYYVVHDLIVAYVFYFLANTYIPFLPPSLAYLAWPVYWFCQASILTGLWVIGHECGHHAFSEYQWIDDTIGFILHSALMTPYFSWKYSHRNHHANTNSLDNDEVYIPKRKSKVRWYSKILNNPPGRVFTLVFRFTLGFPLYLLTNISGKKYGRFANHFDPMSPIFTERERIQVLVSDIGLLAVFYAIKLAVTAKGAAWVTCIYGVPVLGVHMFFVIITYLHHTHLSLPHYDSTEWNWIKGALSTIDRDFGFLNRVFHDVTHTHVLHHLISYIPHYHAKEARDAIIPVLGEFYKIDRTPIFKAMWREAKECIYIEPDQASEHKGVFWYHKM